In one window of Bemisia tabaci chromosome 6, PGI_BMITA_v3 DNA:
- the LOC109034464 gene encoding BRCA1-associated protein, giving the protein MSVALCVFRFEICDLSEDSEELSGAMALQDSKLRAMRGRRKPQQITVESYQAEDEPTKALLGDSARPTTSFDDSQSSKPQISKAEKCGGKDDQISFVSGNPFVEVTKGILHLYKEDKLTSMENASKAGQTVCILAVPASMTCHDLLSFIAACQDTISCVRIVRDGSVVNQYMTLITFRTQQAAEEFYQLFNGVPFNSLEPDFVCNLVFVRRVEVLGENNNGAIPPSGHTELPICPVCLERMDESVDGILTILCNHSFHGTCIAKWGDISCPVCRYVQTPELVTDSFCSECQSADSLWICLICGHVGCGRYTQGHAYQHYVETQHCYSMHLGNNRVWDYVGDNFVHRILMNKGDGKLVEGESEKSEAVEDKMDSVQLEFTYLLTSQLDSQRQYFEDKLSRLESQRLCELSDLKDTTRKAVEEKRKLEQKLSTLVKEKQTNDKKLHQISTRLSQTQSELSDERQLSQALQENQTAWQSRFNNLEKEFKDFKSSRDEEMKELKEQIRDLMFTLEAQNFIANSDNRDEIAEGRIVVGSSNAADKPATSQRRRKKR; this is encoded by the exons AACTTTCTGGTGCGATGGCTCTACAAGACAGCAAACTCCGGGCCATGAGAGGTCGCAGAAAACCACAGCAAATCACTGTGGAATCTTATCAAGCTGAGGATGAACCAACCAAAGCCTTACTTGGAGATAGTGCCAGACCAACAACTTCCTTTGATGATTCTCAGTCCAGCAAGCCGCAGATTTCAAAAGCTGAAAAATGCGGTGGAAAGGATGATCAAATCAGCTTTGTGTCAGGCAATCCATTTGTTGAAGTTACAAAAGGAATTTTGCATCTGTATAAAGAGGA cAAATTAACAAGCATGGAAAATGCATCAAAAGCTGGACAAACAGTTTGTATATTAGCCGTTCCTGCCTCCATGACTTGTCATGATCTTCTATCCTTTATAGCAGCATGTCAAGATACAATTTCATGCGTACGCATTGTTCGTGATGGGTCAGTTGTGAATCAGTATATGACACTAATCACATTTCGTACTCAG CAAGCTGCCGAGGAATTCTATCAATTATTCAATGGTGTCCCATTCAATTCTTTAGAGCCTGACTTTGTTTGCAATTTGGTTTTCGTGAGACGAGTGGAAGTTCTTGGAGAAAACAACAATGGTGCAATCCCACCGAGTGGTCACACTGAGCTTCCAATTTGCCCTGTATGCCTCGAAAGGATGGACGAATCTGTGGACGGAATTCTCACCATTTTGTGCAATCATTCTTTCCATGGCACATGTATCGCCAAATGGGGGGATATAAG ctGTCCCGTTTGCCGCTATGTTCAAACTCCTGAATTGGTGACCGACAGTTTTTGCTCTGAGTGTCAGTCTGCTGATTCATTGTGGATCTGCCTCATTTGTGGTCATGTGGGTTGTGGTAGATACACTCAAGGCCATGCCTATCA GCATTATGTTGAAACACAACATTGCTATTCAATGCATCTTGGGAACAATAGAGTCTGGGATTATGTTGGTGACAATTTTGTACATCGTATTCTGATGAACAAAGGTGATGGGAAATTAGTCGAAGGAGAGTCAGAGAAAAGTGAA GCTGTCGAAGACAAAATGGATTCTGTTCAATTAGAATTCACATACCTACTAACATCACAACTGGACTCACAAAGACAGTACTTCGAAGACAAATTATCTCGTCTAGAATCACAACGCTTATGTgaa TTATCTGACTTGAAAGACACTACCCGAAAGGCTGTCGAGGAAAAGAGGAAACTGGAGCAAAAATTGTCAACTcttgtcaaagaaaaacaaaccaaTGACAAAAAA CTCCATCAAATCAGCACTCGTCTTTCTCAAACACAGTCAGAGCTGAGTGATGAGAGACAGTTGAGTCAAGCTCTCCAAGAAAATCAGACGGCCTGGCAATCGAGATTCAACAATCTTGAAAAAGAATTTAAGGACTTTAAATCCAGCAGAGATGAG gaaatgaAGGAGTTGAAAGAGCAGATCAGGGATTTAATGTTCACTTTGGAAGCTCAAAACTTCATAGCAAACAGTGACAACCGAGATGAAATAGCAGAAGGTCGTATAGTTGTTGGTAGTAGTAATGCAGCTGACAAACCTGCCACTTCTCAAAGAAGGCGAAAAAAGCGCTAG